The sequence below is a genomic window from Sceloporus undulatus isolate JIND9_A2432 ecotype Alabama chromosome 5, SceUnd_v1.1, whole genome shotgun sequence.
GTCTACAAGTAGTTCAGTAGTCGAGGATATAACCTTGGTGTATATTTGTATTGTTTCCCCTTTCAGACGCCCTGAAATCACAATAGTTGCAGCTGAGCCACTTGGGCCATCCTCCTGGTTTCCAGGTGGAAATCATGTCCCTCAACAGGGGCTAGTATTTCAATCATCTCACACCCAGGCTATTTGGAGAACAAGTGAGCTTGTTCCAGCAGAGGTGAGGAAACAGGTTTGATTTTAATGTACATGGTACAATATGGTGATAACTGGCTTTCTTTAATCATTGTAATGAACAAACGGCATGGAAGAAAATTCTGTACTTCCAGAAATGTTGCAGTTACAATATACTGTTGCCtctcctaactcatggatctgagatccacgAACTTGAATATCCCTGGAGGGGCAACCTCGGCTATCTTCAATGGCATGTGTGCACAGgggcgtgccccattcaagcctatggggcttgaatctGCACAAGCCTCTGTTTTTTGCGGAGGTTCCgtaacggatcccccatgaaaacagagggccaactgtactatgtcTTCTATAATTCAGcataacatttttgttttgcagcCTCCTTCATATGAGCAGGTAATCAAAGAAATCAATCAAGTACAAGTCAACACAACCAGCAACAATAATGCTGCCACCGCTGCTTATTCTAGACGTACTGCTACATCTTCAACACAGACTGACTTTCCAGAAGAGATAATCAAAAGTTTGCCAAGcgtaaatgtgaaaaataatctACATGCTCTTTCTGAATGCAAAAGCACTCCAGGTATTTTGTTTTTGATTATTAAAAGCAATCTGTGCTGgctaaaaaaagggagggggtcTTTTCATGCATATATTATGTGTTATGAGCTTGTGTTACATTGTTCTCTAGTTCATGGGCTGAACACTAGTATTGGTTTTTTGAGTCCTGTCTAAATTTCATACAATTTGCAACTTTTCTTTTTAGTGCAAAACCTGAAAGAAAGGAGTAACATTTTAACTGTAAAATTTCTTGAATgtggaaataataagaaaaataattgtGACTACAAGGGTGAGGAAAgtgtggcccacaggctgcatGCAGCCTCTGGAACCCACTTTTATGGCTTCGGGTCACCCCGCCCCAGTAGTCCTGCAAGGCTCCCTGAGCTGAAAATTTTTGTGCACAATTTTTGGGTGAAAGTTGCATGAAATCAAATACAAATCCTTCCCAAATGCCTACATACAGCAAAACTTTCCACCCAAAGCTCTGACCATTCCCCCAGTCCCTCtcaaaattctgctcaaaatgtTTCTAAATGCCCCCAAAGTTTATTAACTAGAAAATGTTATTCTTCACATAAATACAAATTAACATCATTCCTACACATTAGTTTCATATTGAAATGTGGCTTTATTGCACActcacatcccccccccaaaaaagtagcAGTTACAGGCAACTGTATGACTTGTAAACATGTTAATAGCAAGAtctgaattaaatttaaatatgggTAAAAACAGTAATTCTGAAGggaaaagtatatattttttgtttttataacatGCATATGTGGCAACAAGAATTATTTTAGGGGCTGtatacatgggccaaaaggcccattcccCATCCCCAGCTACCATTGActtgttcagatgatgcaggccagCAACCCCAGCTAGGAACATGTAGCCTGGGTGGCATTTTAGTGGATCCAGCCAAACCTGTGCCCAACTGGCCCTTAGGCTGTTTTTAAACTCCTTATAGGACCCAGTCGCAGCCTGTGTTATTGAAAGGGGGCACCTGGTCATGTGAGTAAATACAGGTTTCCTGTTAGGGGGGGGTGCAAGGAAAATGGCGGCAGTGGCTACACATCACAGCCCTGGGTAGATGTCTGGACACTCACCCATCAATGCACCATCCCAGATAAGTGCCAGGAGTGGGAATGGGCTAGATCTGCAGGCAGAATATGTTGGAGTTGGCCTGTTTCATCCTGCCCATGCATTTGCATCCTTAGACATCTTATTcctttctatggctgcatccacactgcagaaataatctaggctgACACTGTGCTAACTACAatagcttaatgctatggaatcctgggatatgtactttgttgtggccccagagctctctgacagagaagactaaatggctcacaaaactccagttcccataattccatagcattgaggcatggcagttaaaatgctatcaacctagattatttctgcaatgtggatgcatccTATATATGAGCaagaaaatgtggatttttaaaaagctgatgcTTGCATTCTACATTTTTTATCAGATTCtgttaaaaaatcttttttaaaaaaactgttccttgACTgcagatcctgcattgagcaaaaGGTTGGACTATATGATCTCTCATacataattctgtgattctatgattaattggGGGGGCAACGTTCAGTCATAAAAATTGATAAGCTTAACTTAGGTGAAGGAATGAAATGTTGCAATCTTAAGGAAAGCATGATTTGAAACAtctcttgaattttttttaataggtGTCCAAATTCCTCGCATGCCACCTAGACCTTCATCATCTCTGCTGAATAGCAATCATTCTATAAATGCAGAACTCCTAGTTGTTTTAGAAGACCAGTCTTGTCAGGAGAAGCCTAATGCTGTGATATATCCTATTCCAAAACCAAGATCAAAAGGCAATCTGAAACCTATTGTTACAGATATTCAAAATAATATACAAGGCAATCAAGTAGAAACAAGGCAGTCAGAGACTGAAAAGGATACGCCCTCAATTCACTTTGTCTCACTACTAGATGACAACTTTTGGGACAGTCacatggtgatggaaaatatGGATACAGACAAGAGCCAAAGTAGTATAGTATCCCGCATTAAAGCCTTTGAGATGCAAACTAATATGGAACCTTCAGGATTAACAAAGAAGCCAGAAGTATCTCCACGCTCATTAGGCCCCAAACCTGTAGTGAGTGCAAAAAAACCTGTAGTGGCACCAAAGCCAGGGGCTAACAGAACTTCAGGTGAATGGGACTCATGGACGGAAACCAAACTAAAGACCATTTCCCAGGAGAGGCCCCTTCCGCTTCAGGGCACTGGGAGCAACATTATAACCAAGCCTGAATTGCCAAAGAAACCTAAACCAGTCATTGTAAAAAGCAGCAGTAATGGTCTACTCAATTCAGGAACCAAACCAGCTTCAGAAAATAATGAAGGACAGAGAAAGTCTCCTGTTCCTACTCCTAGACCAGTTGTTCCCAGGAAATCTGTCTCTTTTGAAAATCCTGTTCTTCCTTTACTTCCACTGAAACCAGTAAGTGCTACTCCCAGGCTTTCCGTAGCTGCTCAAACAAGTGCCTTTAGATCCCTGGTGGAGACCCCCACAAGTGGTCCCTCAACAACCTCAGTGCAGAGTACATCATCTGCAGAGGGAGACCTGATCAGCTTTGATGATGAAGTTTTACCTGTTAACTCAGCTGGGATGCTTCAAGAACTAACACGGTCAGAATCAGGTGAGCTTTAAAAAGTGGAAAGAACTTGGTGTACAgatgatataaaataaattagcATGGTTTTATAGTGACATCACTATGTGTGAAAAATATATCAAATGAAGGTTGATATATATTCTTATGTGGCCTATACAGGAGTGTTTATGTGTAATGAAGTAAGTAAGTGGCAGGTGTTGCAGGGCTGCATTGCCCCCATGGCACCTTCTAGGGCAGAGCTGAGCAACTTTGCGAGGGTCATGAACTGCATTAGCTCCCTGAAAGACCTTGGTGGACtccaccccacaaaaaatattagTGTTATTTTGCATTCA
It includes:
- the SH3D19 gene encoding SH3 domain-containing protein 19 isoform X9: MQYITVFGFLKSKNSFSSKMTIQARKIVLREVNLIIVHQGLITVATLYYSRSIESTVESQGPLSSIKAAIKRTSRTSGHSEQQRDRRRPEITIVAAEPLGPSSWFPGGNHVPQQGLVFQSSHTQAIWRTSELVPAEPPSYEQVIKEINQVQVNTTSNNNAATAAYSRRTATSSTQTDFPEEIIKSLPSVNVKNNLHALSECKSTPGVQIPRMPPRPSSSLLNSNHSINAELLVVLEDQSCQEKPNAVIYPIPKPRSKGNLKPIVTDIQNNIQGNQVETRQSETEKDTPSIHFVSLLDDNFWDSHMVMENMDTDKSQSSIVSRIKAFEMQTNMEPSGLTKKPEVSPRSLGPKPVVSAKKPVVAPKPGANRTSGEWDSWTETKLKTISQERPLPLQGTGSNIITKPELPKKPKPVIVKSSSNGLLNSGTKPASENNEGQRKSPVPTPRPVVPRKSVSFENPVLPLLPLKPVSATPRLSVAAQTSAFRSLVETPTSGPSTTSVQSTSSAEGDLISFDDEVLPVNSAGMLQELTRSESDLLNLISKPEPAKEHVAQPAVVRKPTVIRIPSKPAKALNEVAESPPPLPTEKPIGNTSGISAGKPNNIITTKKVESEYSNSSQLYKNQPFMPPRPSEGKMVPARPPPPKGAPGRPPPPKSTKSSSQTGRFSRSASDMALHKKSSLFGLEVKQTKSDVIKNLDPALPPRPKPGHPLYNKYMLPVPHGIAKEDIPLQNTGHLSCKQGDVLVLVDKVDNSCVECQKGKEKGKVQLSQMQIITPLDDSLKSKQKGSDNMWNVSDPSAPHAVVLHNFIAEQTGDLDLNSGEIVYLLEKIDDEWYRGKCMNRTGIFPASFVKVIVDISRENNRRKTPFSSPSIVYVLITDVHLKIVLKRA